Proteins encoded in a region of the Nocardia asteroides genome:
- a CDS encoding RNA-binding transcriptional accessory protein has translation MPRSDTAGPASVNRRIAEELAVRETQVRAAVELLDAGSTVPFIARYRKEVTGGLDDAQLRLLDERLHYLRELDERRAAIVESIRAQGKLDAALHQQLLLAETKARLEDIYLPYKPKRRTKAQIAREAGHEPVADALIQDPNTDPAQYTAEQLDGARAILVERFAEDADLVGELRELMWNRGQVTSTVRPGKEEAGAKFADYFEFSEPFDKLPSHRILALLRGEKEEVLTLHLEPDTEEPQPGERTIYEGRIAARFGIADRGRRADSWLLDTVRWAWRTKLQVSLGIDTRMRLRQAAEKDAVDVFATNLRDLLLAAPAGTRTTMGLDPGYRTGVKVAVVDATGKVVATEVIYPHKPQGQTEKSLAVLGALVARFGVELIAIGNGTASRETDALAAELISRIPENKPTKIVVSEAGASVYSASAYASQELPDLDVSLRGAVSIARRLQDPLAELVKIDPKSIGVGQYQHDVSESLLARSLGAVVEDAVNAVGVDVNTASVPLLSRVSGIAGSAAESIVAHRDQNGPFRSRTALLDVPRLGPKAFEQCAGFLRIRGGDDPLDTSAVHPEAYPVVRRILESTGRPVAEVIGNTTVLRSLRAGDFTDERFGVPTVTDIIAELEKPGRDPRPEFKTAEFAAGVEKVADLKPGMVLEGVVTNVAAFGAFVDVGVHQDGLVHVSAMSHNFVKDPRDVVKSGDVVKVKVLEVDVARQRIGLTLRLDDEPGTPAKGGDNRQRGQGGRPGGGEPRQRQSGQNKQQGQGRGQAQGRGGNQRRNAPAPSGAMADALRRAGFGQ, from the coding sequence GTGCCGCGCTCCGACACCGCGGGCCCAGCCAGCGTGAACCGTCGCATCGCCGAGGAACTTGCGGTGCGCGAGACCCAGGTACGCGCCGCCGTCGAGCTGCTCGACGCGGGTTCGACGGTGCCGTTCATCGCCCGGTACCGCAAGGAGGTCACCGGCGGGCTGGACGACGCGCAGCTGCGCCTGCTCGACGAACGTCTGCACTACCTGCGGGAACTCGACGAGCGCCGCGCCGCGATCGTCGAATCGATCCGCGCCCAGGGCAAACTCGACGCCGCCCTGCACCAGCAGCTCCTGCTCGCCGAGACCAAGGCCCGCCTCGAGGACATCTACCTGCCGTACAAGCCGAAGCGGCGCACGAAGGCGCAGATCGCCCGCGAGGCAGGGCACGAGCCGGTGGCCGACGCCCTGATCCAGGACCCGAACACCGATCCGGCGCAGTACACCGCCGAGCAGCTCGACGGCGCTCGCGCCATCCTGGTCGAGCGTTTCGCCGAGGACGCCGACCTGGTCGGCGAGCTGCGCGAACTGATGTGGAACCGCGGGCAGGTCACCTCGACCGTGCGCCCGGGCAAGGAGGAGGCGGGCGCGAAGTTCGCCGACTACTTCGAGTTCAGCGAGCCGTTCGACAAGCTGCCCTCCCACCGCATCCTCGCTCTGCTGCGCGGGGAGAAGGAAGAGGTGCTCACCCTGCACCTCGAGCCGGACACCGAGGAGCCGCAGCCGGGCGAGCGCACGATCTACGAGGGCCGCATCGCCGCCCGCTTCGGCATCGCCGACCGGGGCCGCCGGGCCGATTCCTGGCTGCTGGACACCGTGCGCTGGGCTTGGCGGACCAAGCTGCAGGTCAGCCTCGGCATCGACACCAGGATGCGCCTGCGGCAGGCGGCGGAGAAGGACGCGGTAGACGTATTCGCCACGAATCTGCGCGATCTGCTGCTCGCCGCACCCGCGGGCACCCGCACGACCATGGGCCTGGACCCCGGCTACCGCACCGGCGTGAAGGTCGCGGTGGTCGACGCCACCGGCAAGGTGGTCGCCACCGAAGTGATCTACCCGCACAAACCGCAGGGCCAGACCGAGAAGTCGCTGGCGGTGCTCGGCGCGCTGGTCGCCCGGTTCGGCGTGGAACTCATCGCCATCGGCAACGGCACCGCCTCGCGCGAGACCGATGCCCTTGCCGCCGAGCTGATCTCGCGCATCCCGGAGAACAAGCCCACCAAGATCGTGGTGTCGGAAGCGGGCGCTTCGGTATACTCCGCCTCGGCCTACGCCTCGCAGGAACTTCCCGACCTGGACGTGTCGCTGCGCGGCGCGGTGTCGATCGCGCGGCGGCTGCAGGACCCGCTGGCCGAGCTGGTGAAGATCGACCCGAAGTCCATCGGCGTCGGCCAGTACCAGCACGACGTGTCCGAATCGCTGCTGGCCCGCTCGCTCGGCGCGGTGGTCGAGGACGCGGTGAACGCGGTCGGCGTCGACGTGAACACGGCTTCCGTGCCGCTGCTGTCCCGGGTCTCCGGCATCGCGGGCTCGGCGGCGGAGAGCATCGTGGCGCACCGGGACCAGAACGGGCCCTTCCGCAGCAGGACCGCGCTGCTGGACGTCCCGCGCCTGGGGCCGAAGGCGTTCGAGCAGTGCGCGGGCTTCCTGCGCATCCGCGGCGGCGACGATCCGCTGGACACCTCCGCGGTGCACCCGGAGGCGTATCCGGTGGTCCGGCGCATCCTCGAATCGACCGGCCGCCCCGTCGCGGAGGTCATCGGCAACACCACGGTGCTGCGCTCGCTGCGCGCCGGGGACTTCACCGACGAGCGCTTCGGTGTCCCGACCGTCACCGACATCATCGCCGAGCTCGAGAAGCCGGGCCGCGACCCACGGCCGGAGTTCAAGACCGCCGAGTTCGCCGCGGGCGTGGAGAAGGTCGCCGACCTGAAACCGGGCATGGTGCTCGAGGGCGTGGTGACGAACGTGGCGGCATTCGGCGCGTTCGTCGACGTGGGCGTGCATCAGGACGGCTTGGTGCACGTCTCGGCCATGTCGCACAATTTCGTCAAGGACCCGCGCGACGTGGTCAAGTCCGGCGACGTGGTCAAGGTGAAGGTGCTCGAGGTGGACGTGGCGCGCCAGCGCATCGGGCTGACCCTGCGCCTGGACGACGAGCCCGGCACGCCCGCGAAGGGCGGCGACAACCGGCAGCGCGGCCAGGGCGGCCGACCAGGCGGAGGCGAGCCGCGGCAGCGGCAGAGCGGTCAGAACAAGCAGCAGGGCCAGGGCCGTGGTCAAGCGCAGGGGCGCGGCGGCAACCAGCGCCGCAACGCCCCCGCACCGAGCGGCGCCATGGCGGACGCGTTGCGCAGGGCGGGCTTCGGTCAGTAG
- the rplS gene encoding 50S ribosomal protein L19, whose amino-acid sequence MNTLDFVDEKSLRSDVPDFRPGDTLNVHVKVIEGSKERIQVFKGVVIRRQGGGIRETFTVRKVSFGVGVERTFPVHSPNIDHIDVVTRGDVRRAKLYYLRDLRGKAAKIKEKR is encoded by the coding sequence ATGAACACCCTTGACTTCGTCGACGAAAAGTCGCTGCGCAGCGACGTCCCCGACTTCCGGCCGGGCGACACGCTGAACGTGCACGTGAAGGTCATCGAAGGCTCGAAGGAGCGCATCCAGGTCTTCAAGGGCGTCGTGATCCGCCGCCAGGGCGGTGGCATCCGCGAGACCTTCACGGTCCGCAAGGTGTCGTTCGGTGTCGGCGTGGAGCGCACCTTCCCGGTGCACAGCCCGAACATCGACCACATCGATGTCGTGACCCGCGGTGATGTCCGCCGCGCCAAGCTGTACTACCTGCGCGACCTGCGCGGCAAGGCCGCCAAGATCAAGGAAAAGCGCTGA
- the lepB gene encoding signal peptidase I → MSVSESGDEGRRSGRAKRRSQKKQRPFWQELPILIVIAAVIAALMVTFVGRPYVIPSESMETTLHGCAGCTGDRIYVQKLTYYWGDPQPGDVVVFVGPPSWNTHYKSIRSDNPAIRGVQNFFSFFGLVPPDENDLVKRVIAVGGQTVECCDPQGRVIVDGKPLDEPYARYLAPYVPGQPYGAGGGREFKPVKVPEGHLWVMGDNRNQSADSRAHINDELQGTIPVDNIRGKAVFKIWPPGRIGPVSSENPQKN, encoded by the coding sequence GTGTCGGTGTCCGAATCGGGCGACGAGGGTAGGCGGTCGGGTCGCGCAAAGCGGCGGTCGCAGAAGAAGCAGCGGCCGTTCTGGCAGGAATTGCCGATCCTCATCGTGATCGCGGCGGTGATCGCCGCGCTGATGGTCACCTTCGTCGGACGGCCGTACGTGATTCCGTCGGAGTCGATGGAAACCACGTTGCACGGGTGCGCCGGATGCACCGGCGACCGCATCTACGTGCAGAAGCTGACCTACTACTGGGGTGATCCGCAACCGGGCGACGTGGTCGTGTTCGTCGGCCCGCCCTCGTGGAACACCCACTACAAGTCGATCCGCTCGGACAACCCCGCCATCCGCGGCGTGCAGAACTTCTTCTCGTTCTTCGGCCTGGTGCCGCCGGACGAGAACGACTTGGTGAAGCGAGTGATCGCGGTCGGCGGTCAGACCGTGGAGTGCTGCGATCCGCAGGGCCGGGTCATCGTGGACGGCAAGCCGCTGGACGAGCCCTACGCCCGCTACCTCGCCCCGTACGTGCCGGGCCAGCCGTATGGCGCCGGTGGCGGACGCGAGTTCAAGCCCGTGAAGGTGCCCGAGGGGCACTTGTGGGTGATGGGCGACAACCGCAACCAGTCCGCCGACTCCCGCGCCCATATCAACGACGAGCTGCAGGGCACCATCCCCGTGGACAACATCCGCGGCAAGGCGGTGTTCAAGATCTGGCCGCCCGGCCGGATCGGACCGGTGAGTTCGGAGAATCCCCAGAAGAACTGA
- a CDS encoding ribonuclease HII: MGNGWPPRVVMRRAAGLRTLEAALIRSGLGPVAGVDEAGRGPCAGPLVVAACLLAPKAYDKLAGLDDSKKLTEATREELYPVIVRLALAYQVVIIPAWEIDSIGIHVANIEGMRRAVAGLGRTPGYVLTDGFRVPGIPVPSLPVIGGDGAAACIAAASILAKVTRDRIMVELDQRFPGYGFAAHKGYNTPEHTAALRRLGPSSEHRRSWRNVREAAGLRPVAAVADDADAVLAGGLDEALSEQFPNERTAGRVATDAAHAR; the protein is encoded by the coding sequence GTGGGTAACGGTTGGCCGCCGCGCGTGGTGATGCGCAGGGCCGCAGGGCTGCGCACGCTCGAGGCGGCATTGATCCGCAGTGGCTTGGGGCCGGTCGCCGGCGTCGACGAGGCGGGCCGCGGTCCCTGCGCGGGACCGCTCGTGGTCGCGGCGTGTCTGCTGGCCCCGAAGGCGTACGACAAGCTGGCAGGCCTCGACGACTCCAAGAAGCTCACCGAGGCCACTCGCGAAGAGCTGTATCCGGTGATCGTCCGTCTGGCGCTGGCCTATCAGGTCGTGATCATCCCGGCCTGGGAGATCGACTCGATCGGCATCCATGTCGCCAATATCGAAGGAATGCGCCGCGCCGTGGCCGGGCTCGGCCGGACGCCCGGCTACGTGCTGACCGACGGTTTCCGGGTGCCCGGCATCCCGGTGCCCTCGCTGCCGGTGATCGGCGGCGACGGTGCGGCGGCGTGCATCGCGGCGGCCAGCATCCTGGCTAAGGTCACCAGGGACCGGATCATGGTCGAGTTGGACCAGCGGTTCCCCGGCTACGGCTTCGCCGCCCACAAGGGCTACAACACGCCCGAGCACACCGCCGCGTTGCGACGTCTCGGTCCCAGCAGTGAGCACCGGCGCTCCTGGCGCAACGTGCGCGAAGCGGCGGGACTGCGGCCGGTCGCGGCGGTGGCCGACGACGCGGACGCGGTGCTCGCGGGCGGACTGGACGAAGCGCTGTCCGAGCAGTTTCCGAATGAGCGTACGGCTGGCCGAGTGGCTACCGACGCAGCGCATGCGCGATGA
- a CDS encoding DUF2469 domain-containing protein — MSAEDLEKYETEMELSLYREYKDIVGQFSYVVETERRFYLANSVELRPQNADGEVYFEVRMSDAWVWDMYRPARFVKHVRVITFKDVNIEELEKPDLRLPE; from the coding sequence ATGAGTGCCGAGGACCTCGAGAAGTACGAAACCGAGATGGAGCTCTCGCTGTATCGCGAGTACAAGGACATCGTCGGTCAGTTTTCGTACGTGGTGGAGACCGAGCGCCGCTTCTACCTGGCCAATTCCGTGGAGCTGCGGCCGCAGAACGCGGACGGCGAGGTGTATTTCGAGGTGCGGATGAGCGATGCGTGGGTGTGGGACATGTACCGCCCGGCTCGCTTCGTCAAGCACGTGCGGGTCATCACCTTCAAGGACGTCAACATCGAGGAGCTGGAGAAGCCGGATCTGCGGCTGCCGGAGTGA
- a CDS encoding YraN family protein, whose amino-acid sequence MTDKQALGARGEELAAKFLCAAGMEIVARNWRCRYGELDLIVLDGDVTAFVEVKTRSGLGYGMPAESVTFAKQQRIRRLALLWLAEQDGPWRRIRFDVVSVLVAHGRAPVIDHLEAVF is encoded by the coding sequence GTGACTGACAAACAGGCGCTCGGGGCGCGCGGGGAGGAACTGGCGGCGAAGTTTCTGTGCGCCGCGGGGATGGAGATCGTCGCCAGGAACTGGCGTTGCCGATACGGCGAGCTGGATCTGATCGTCCTGGACGGGGACGTGACCGCGTTCGTGGAGGTCAAGACGCGTTCCGGTCTCGGGTACGGCATGCCCGCCGAGTCGGTCACCTTCGCCAAGCAGCAGCGGATCCGGCGGCTGGCCCTGCTGTGGCTGGCCGAGCAGGACGGGCCGTGGCGCCGCATCCGGTTCGATGTGGTGTCGGTGCTGGTTGCGCACGGTCGCGCACCGGTCATCGATCATCTCGAGGCGGTGTTCTGA
- a CDS encoding YifB family Mg chelatase-like AAA ATPase, whose protein sequence is MALGRAHSVAVTGVDGLLVEIEADIGQGLPSVHLVGLPDTALQESRDRVRSAVANSGEKWPDGRVVLALSPATLPKLGSVYDLALAVAVLDASGSVPSERLAKTVLLGELALDGRVRRVRGVLPAVLAARNAGWSTVVVPAVTMAEAGLVEGIEVFGARSLRGVVAWLRGEGTLDEPDGDLPDAVRQSGDLSEVVGQDEARWALEVAAAGGHHLLLTGPPGIGKTMLAQRLPSLLPPLTEIEALEVTAIHSMAGTLAGDHPLITAPPFVAPHHSTSVTAMIGGGSGTARPGAVSRAHRGVLFLDECAELGTKVLEAMRTPLEEGEVRIARRDGVARYPARFQLVLAANPCPCAPARDVDCICAPLARRRYLGKLSGPLMDRIDIWVRMHGQSGAAFSTDEAESSEVVRGRVAIARRAAAERWREYGWLTNAEVPGHILRQRFRLPRESLAPVEAALRLGRMSARGADRAIRVAWTICDLRGGELPAAQDVLAALNFRQRGAQ, encoded by the coding sequence ATGGCTCTCGGGCGGGCGCATTCGGTCGCGGTCACCGGTGTCGACGGTCTGCTCGTCGAGATCGAGGCGGATATCGGGCAGGGCCTGCCCTCCGTTCACCTGGTCGGGCTACCCGATACCGCGTTGCAGGAATCGCGTGATCGGGTCCGCTCCGCGGTGGCGAACTCGGGGGAGAAGTGGCCCGACGGCCGGGTGGTTCTCGCGCTGTCGCCCGCGACCTTGCCGAAGCTGGGCAGCGTCTACGACCTGGCGCTGGCGGTCGCGGTGCTGGACGCGTCGGGCTCGGTCCCCTCCGAGCGGCTCGCGAAGACGGTACTGCTCGGTGAACTCGCGCTCGACGGGCGAGTGCGGCGGGTGCGTGGCGTCCTGCCCGCCGTGCTCGCGGCGCGCAACGCGGGCTGGTCGACCGTCGTGGTGCCCGCGGTGACCATGGCCGAGGCCGGGCTGGTCGAGGGGATCGAGGTCTTCGGGGCACGCAGCCTGCGCGGTGTCGTTGCCTGGCTGCGCGGCGAAGGCACGCTCGACGAGCCGGACGGCGATCTGCCGGACGCCGTGCGGCAGAGCGGCGATCTGAGCGAGGTGGTGGGGCAGGACGAAGCTCGCTGGGCATTGGAGGTGGCCGCGGCGGGCGGGCACCATCTGCTGCTCACCGGGCCGCCCGGCATCGGTAAGACGATGCTGGCGCAACGGCTTCCGAGTCTCCTGCCACCGCTCACGGAGATCGAGGCGCTGGAGGTGACCGCGATCCACTCCATGGCGGGCACGCTCGCCGGTGACCACCCGTTGATCACCGCGCCACCGTTCGTCGCCCCGCATCACTCGACCTCGGTGACCGCGATGATCGGCGGCGGTTCGGGGACCGCCCGGCCGGGCGCGGTCAGCCGGGCCCACCGCGGCGTGCTGTTTCTCGATGAATGCGCCGAACTCGGCACGAAGGTGCTGGAGGCGATGCGGACGCCGTTGGAGGAAGGGGAAGTGCGCATCGCCCGCCGCGACGGTGTCGCGCGCTACCCGGCCCGTTTTCAGCTCGTGCTGGCGGCGAACCCGTGCCCGTGCGCCCCGGCTCGCGATGTCGACTGCATCTGCGCGCCGCTGGCTCGCCGGCGCTACCTGGGCAAGCTGTCCGGGCCGCTGATGGATCGGATCGACATCTGGGTGCGGATGCACGGGCAGTCCGGTGCCGCATTCAGCACCGACGAGGCCGAGAGCAGCGAAGTCGTCCGCGGCCGGGTCGCCATCGCGCGGCGCGCCGCGGCCGAGCGCTGGCGCGAGTACGGGTGGCTCACCAATGCCGAAGTGCCCGGTCACATCTTGCGCCAGCGGTTCCGGTTACCACGCGAATCGCTCGCTCCGGTCGAGGCCGCTCTGCGTCTCGGTCGCATGTCCGCGCGCGGCGCGGACCGGGCCATCCGGGTCGCGTGGACCATCTGCGATCTGCGCGGCGGCGAACTGCCCGCAGCGCAGGACGTACTGGCCGCGTTGAATTTTCGTCAGCGGGGTGCGCAATGA
- the dprA gene encoding DNA-processing protein DprA, with product MPTEGTAAEAAGVVDAPASDSGSPSGELDARRLAWVYLSRVVQGPCAPLSALIESVGVVEAARAVRECALPEALRGPTAQRRHSDVAERDIETIERIGGRVVTPDDPEWPAWRMLGLAQLEPGRDRDGAVPLVLWVRGPRSLLEASERAVAVVGARCSTGYGNRVTGEIAGDLAAQGWTIVSGAAFGVDGMAHRAALAVHGLTIAVLACGIDRPYPVQHERLLVDIAESGLVVSEYPPGVTAQKYRFLARNRLIAALADGVLVVEAGLRSGARNTVKWARRMGRPALAVPGPVTSAASVGCHRMIRDGEALLVTRAEEVVDEAGPLRLSLPAAAAAADPESRLTGDEALIFAALPRVGSRLPLELSRQCALPLPVVCAALSALELADLVVGDESGWRRGAHRA from the coding sequence ATGCCGACCGAAGGCACGGCGGCGGAGGCGGCTGGGGTGGTCGACGCGCCGGCGTCGGATTCCGGGTCGCCGTCCGGCGAACTCGACGCCCGGCGGCTGGCGTGGGTCTACCTGTCGAGGGTGGTGCAGGGGCCGTGTGCGCCGCTGTCGGCCCTCATCGAGTCGGTCGGGGTGGTCGAAGCCGCGCGTGCCGTGCGGGAGTGCGCGCTGCCCGAAGCGCTGCGCGGGCCGACGGCGCAGCGGCGCCATAGTGATGTCGCGGAGCGGGATATCGAGACCATCGAGCGGATCGGCGGGCGCGTGGTGACACCGGACGACCCGGAATGGCCCGCCTGGCGCATGCTGGGCCTCGCGCAGCTCGAGCCGGGCCGGGACCGCGACGGCGCCGTACCGCTCGTGCTGTGGGTGCGCGGCCCACGCTCGCTGCTGGAGGCCAGCGAACGCGCGGTGGCGGTGGTCGGGGCGCGGTGCAGTACCGGGTACGGCAATCGAGTCACGGGGGAGATCGCGGGCGACCTGGCCGCGCAGGGGTGGACCATCGTGTCCGGGGCGGCGTTCGGGGTCGACGGCATGGCGCACCGGGCGGCGCTGGCGGTGCACGGCCTCACGATCGCCGTGCTGGCCTGCGGCATCGACCGGCCTTATCCGGTGCAGCACGAGCGCTTGCTGGTCGACATAGCCGAATCCGGCTTGGTGGTCAGCGAATATCCGCCTGGGGTGACCGCGCAGAAATACCGATTCCTCGCGCGGAATCGCTTGATCGCCGCCCTTGCCGACGGTGTGCTCGTCGTCGAGGCAGGGTTGCGCAGCGGCGCGCGTAACACCGTCAAATGGGCCCGCCGCATGGGCCGTCCCGCCCTGGCCGTGCCGGGCCCGGTGACCTCGGCCGCTTCGGTGGGCTGCCATCGCATGATCCGCGACGGCGAAGCTCTCCTGGTGACCCGGGCCGAGGAAGTCGTCGACGAGGCGGGGCCGTTACGGCTGTCGCTTCCCGCAGCGGCGGCGGCCGCCGATCCGGAAAGTCGGCTGACCGGCGACGAGGCGCTGATTTTCGCCGCGCTCCCACGGGTCGGTTCGCGGTTGCCGCTGGAGCTGTCCAGACAGTGCGCGTTGCCCCTTCCGGTGGTTTGTGCGGCGCTGTCTGCCCTCGAATTGGCGGATCTGGTGGTCGGCGACGAAAGCGGTTGGCGGCGAGGGGCTCACCGCGCATGA
- a CDS encoding tyrosine recombinase XerC yields MEELPEDLEALLVEYGRHLRLGRNRSEHTVRAYLGDARSLLEHLYSRSADSAIRELDLLLLRSWLARQAAVGAARTTLARRASSARTFTAWLTATGRLPADPGLRLGSPKAHRVLPAVLGRQQALGAMDAAESGAAQRDPMALRDRTIVELLYATGIRVSELCGLDIEDVDRERRVVRVLGKGNKERSAPFGAPADEAVGNWLRYGRPAFATAESGRALLLGRRGRRLDQRQARTVVHEVVSAIPGAPDMGPHGLRHTAATHLLEGGADLRVVQELLGHASMATTQLYTHVSIDRLKKVHDQAHPRA; encoded by the coding sequence ATGGAGGAGCTGCCCGAAGATCTGGAAGCGCTGCTGGTGGAGTACGGCAGGCATCTGCGCCTCGGGCGCAACCGCTCGGAGCACACTGTGCGCGCCTACTTGGGGGATGCGCGATCGCTGCTGGAGCATCTGTACTCGCGGTCGGCCGATTCGGCGATCCGCGAGCTGGACCTGTTGTTGCTGCGGTCGTGGCTGGCACGGCAAGCGGCGGTGGGCGCGGCGCGAACGACCCTGGCCCGGCGGGCGTCCTCGGCGCGCACGTTCACCGCCTGGCTTACCGCGACCGGCCGGTTGCCCGCCGATCCGGGACTGCGCTTGGGTTCGCCGAAGGCCCATCGCGTCCTTCCCGCCGTGCTCGGTCGCCAACAGGCGCTGGGCGCCATGGATGCGGCGGAATCCGGCGCTGCCCAGCGTGATCCGATGGCACTGCGCGATCGGACGATCGTGGAATTGCTGTACGCCACCGGCATCCGGGTCAGCGAGTTGTGCGGGCTGGATATCGAGGACGTGGACCGCGAACGGCGCGTGGTGCGTGTGCTCGGCAAGGGCAACAAGGAGCGCTCGGCGCCGTTCGGCGCGCCCGCCGACGAGGCGGTCGGCAACTGGCTGCGCTACGGGCGCCCGGCCTTCGCCACCGCGGAATCCGGTCGAGCGCTGCTGCTCGGTCGCCGCGGCAGACGCCTCGATCAGCGTCAGGCCAGAACCGTTGTGCACGAGGTGGTCTCAGCCATCCCCGGTGCACCGGACATGGGTCCGCACGGTTTGCGGCACACCGCCGCGACGCACCTCCTCGAGGGGGGAGCGGATCTGCGTGTGGTCCAGGAACTCCTCGGCCACGCCAGTATGGCCACCACCCAGCTCTACACACACGTCTCCATCGACCGCCTCAAGAAGGTGCACGACCAGGCCCACCCTCGCGCCTGA
- a CDS encoding IS982 family transposase, with product MSNDIDTLATALYVTTDDWLKLRSDLAPRRPAIGFAPRLTDAELVTLAVMQALLGFTSEARWLRYARTRLRHLFPYLPKQPGYNKRLRNATAMLVTVIRVLASDTSLWSDDVWVVDSTPVECGRSRETVKRSDLAVWAEYGYCASHSRYFWGLRLHLVATLGGLPIGFALTGAKADERETLMGILHADPTLLVQRPGQTPICDKNYFRARFESELADAGLHLLRPARKGEPERPGSALFRPLRQTVESINQTLKAQLDLERHGGRTPAGVIARILQRILALTAAIWHNDITGAPIHHSLTTYDH from the coding sequence GTGAGCAATGACATCGACACCCTCGCCACTGCACTCTATGTCACTACCGACGACTGGTTGAAGCTTCGCTCGGATCTGGCTCCCCGGCGTCCGGCGATCGGATTCGCGCCCCGGTTGACCGACGCCGAACTGGTGACGTTGGCGGTAATGCAGGCGCTGCTCGGGTTCACCTCCGAGGCCCGCTGGCTGCGGTATGCCCGCACGCGTCTGCGGCACCTGTTTCCGTACCTGCCGAAACAACCCGGCTACAACAAGCGGCTACGCAACGCCACCGCCATGCTCGTCACGGTGATCCGAGTCTTGGCCTCCGACACCAGTCTGTGGTCCGACGACGTATGGGTGGTCGATTCCACACCGGTCGAATGCGGCCGCTCCCGCGAGACCGTCAAACGATCCGACCTGGCCGTATGGGCCGAGTACGGGTACTGCGCCTCGCATTCGCGCTATTTCTGGGGCCTGCGCCTGCACCTGGTCGCCACCCTCGGCGGGCTGCCGATCGGATTCGCCCTGACCGGCGCCAAAGCCGACGAACGCGAGACGCTGATGGGCATCTTGCACGCCGACCCCACACTGCTCGTGCAGCGGCCGGGACAAACCCCGATCTGCGACAAGAACTACTTCAGGGCCAGGTTCGAGTCCGAGCTTGCCGATGCCGGGCTGCACCTGTTGCGTCCAGCGCGCAAAGGCGAACCCGAACGCCCAGGAAGTGCCCTGTTCAGGCCGCTGCGCCAAACCGTTGAGTCGATCAACCAAACTCTCAAAGCCCAACTGGACCTGGAACGCCATGGCGGGCGCACCCCAGCTGGAGTCATCGCCCGCATCCTGCAACGCATCCTCGCGCTCACCGCCGCGATCTGGCACAACGACATCACCGGCGCACCGATCCACCACTCGCTGACCACCTACGATCACTGA
- a CDS encoding GNAT family N-acetyltransferase, producing the protein MSVMIRPRTGTDLDACVAALREVHDVDRYPELWPTDPVGWLSPPKLLAAVVAERDGMVIGHIGLGVSGRTPQAVRDAVGTAAVVSVIRLFVVPGARRTGVGVRLLAAAVGVAESRGQRTVLTVESGSAAAIAMYERSGWLRVHSGSGGWYTANRQEARVHYYVSPSRHGSSW; encoded by the coding sequence ATGAGCGTCATGATCCGACCGCGGACCGGCACCGACCTCGACGCCTGCGTCGCGGCCTTGCGCGAGGTCCACGACGTCGACCGATATCCGGAACTCTGGCCCACGGACCCGGTGGGTTGGCTGTCGCCGCCCAAGCTCCTCGCGGCCGTCGTCGCCGAACGCGACGGGATGGTCATCGGGCATATCGGTCTCGGCGTGAGCGGCCGAACACCGCAAGCGGTGCGGGATGCGGTCGGCACGGCGGCTGTCGTCTCGGTGATCCGGCTGTTCGTGGTCCCGGGTGCGCGTCGGACCGGAGTGGGCGTGCGCTTGCTGGCGGCGGCGGTCGGCGTAGCCGAGAGCCGTGGGCAGCGGACAGTGCTCACCGTGGAGTCCGGCAGCGCTGCGGCGATCGCGATGTACGAGCGGAGTGGGTGGCTGCGCGTGCACAGCGGATCCGGCGGTTGGTACACAGCGAACCGGCAAGAGGCTCGGGTGCACTACTACGTCAGCCCGTCAAGGCACGGATCGTCATGGTGA